A single region of the Parasphingorhabdus litoris DSM 22379 genome encodes:
- a CDS encoding patatin-like protein gives MRQKELRLALICYGGVSLAIYMHGITKEIWKLAKASRDFHDGQKDHSCSRGTYYDILEWIEQESTVKLRVLPDIIAGASAGGINGIFLSQAIISGESLEPLTDMWLETADVDTLLDPDARPLSRFSKFWAEPIAWMALGRKGGAVEQTVSKEAREEVKMKLSRFVRARWFAPPFGGKIFSGLIYDALATMKKTKPGPKLLPPGQPLDLFVTVTDFVGHPEKLQLHSPPEALEMEHRITISFSTRGTNGADIADPAELVFAGRATASFPGAFPPFTVTELDSVLSDHNHVWANRRNFLKRILPNQSRAGTADDTVLIDGSVLANAPFAQAIEALKNRPAKREVDRRFVYIDPRPDLDVAKSDRAMQRLQAAQEAEDESLPGFFSTIFGAISNIPREQPIRDNLDDISRRSSRIIQMRQITDNLRAEVEQNVEAIFGRTLFLDRPTAARLAAWRRKSRDKASKLAGFSYSAYGHLKLATVLEDIAHTVRRAKAEPNVHNHQALRETLWSEMRTRGFENIGKKGGAGPSKLAADFFRQHDLGYRIRRLRFLARRFAEDLDSAHPDDYAVIEQMHDVIYDCLSLYIERETIEYLGDEFVALAAQAEAQPSAMLECLANARDLAAADALVDAKLAEAMAGLPKAEKRSMLLAFLGFPFYDIATLPLLQGEGLDEFDPIKVDRISPEDAKSIRQGGVAATLKGIEFNNFGAFFSRSYRENDYLWGRLHGAERMVDILLSTLPEPKRPDAAKTLKFKKTIFRAIVDEEEKRLTKAGPLITSLRKEINRATP, from the coding sequence ATGCGGCAAAAAGAACTCCGACTGGCTCTAATCTGCTATGGCGGCGTCAGCCTTGCTATCTACATGCACGGTATTACCAAAGAAATCTGGAAGCTGGCCAAGGCGAGCCGGGATTTTCACGACGGTCAGAAAGACCATAGCTGTAGCCGCGGCACCTATTACGACATATTGGAATGGATAGAACAGGAAAGCACTGTCAAACTGCGTGTATTGCCTGATATTATCGCTGGCGCCAGCGCAGGCGGCATAAATGGGATTTTCCTCTCTCAAGCAATCATATCTGGAGAGTCATTAGAGCCGCTGACCGACATGTGGCTGGAAACTGCAGATGTCGACACATTGCTCGACCCCGATGCGCGGCCTTTGTCGCGCTTTTCCAAATTCTGGGCCGAACCGATCGCATGGATGGCGCTGGGTCGCAAAGGCGGTGCCGTAGAACAGACCGTTTCCAAGGAAGCGCGTGAAGAGGTCAAGATGAAACTTTCTCGCTTCGTACGCGCGCGCTGGTTTGCGCCGCCTTTTGGCGGCAAGATATTCTCCGGCCTGATTTATGATGCGCTGGCGACCATGAAAAAGACAAAGCCTGGCCCCAAATTGCTGCCGCCCGGTCAGCCGCTTGATCTGTTTGTCACAGTCACTGACTTTGTTGGCCATCCGGAAAAACTGCAACTGCACAGCCCGCCCGAAGCACTGGAGATGGAGCATCGCATCACCATCAGTTTTTCGACGCGCGGTACGAATGGAGCAGACATTGCTGATCCAGCCGAGCTTGTTTTTGCTGGCAGGGCGACCGCTAGCTTCCCAGGGGCATTTCCTCCTTTCACGGTTACAGAACTCGACAGCGTTTTGTCCGATCACAATCATGTCTGGGCCAATCGCCGCAATTTTCTGAAACGCATCCTGCCCAATCAAAGCCGTGCCGGGACTGCTGATGACACGGTGCTCATTGATGGTTCTGTCCTGGCCAACGCACCCTTTGCACAGGCCATTGAAGCGCTCAAAAATCGACCGGCAAAGCGCGAAGTCGACCGGCGTTTCGTCTATATTGATCCGCGACCTGATCTGGATGTCGCCAAAAGCGATCGTGCAATGCAGCGGTTGCAAGCGGCCCAGGAAGCCGAGGATGAAAGCCTGCCCGGTTTCTTCTCCACAATCTTTGGCGCGATATCCAACATCCCCAGGGAACAGCCGATCCGCGACAATCTGGATGACATATCGCGTCGCTCCAGCCGGATCATCCAGATGCGCCAGATTACCGACAATTTGCGTGCCGAGGTCGAGCAGAATGTCGAAGCCATTTTTGGGCGCACCCTGTTTCTCGATCGACCAACCGCAGCGCGCCTTGCCGCTTGGCGCCGCAAATCGCGGGATAAGGCCAGCAAGCTCGCCGGCTTTTCCTACAGCGCCTACGGTCATCTCAAACTCGCAACGGTTCTGGAAGACATTGCCCATACGGTCCGGCGGGCAAAAGCAGAACCCAACGTCCATAATCATCAAGCCCTCCGCGAAACCTTATGGTCCGAAATGCGGACACGCGGTTTCGAGAATATCGGCAAGAAAGGTGGCGCGGGTCCGTCAAAACTGGCCGCCGATTTCTTTCGCCAGCATGATCTGGGTTATCGCATCCGCCGGCTGCGTTTTCTGGCGCGGCGCTTTGCCGAAGATCTCGATAGCGCGCATCCCGATGACTATGCAGTGATTGAGCAGATGCATGATGTCATTTACGACTGCCTTTCCCTATATATCGAACGCGAGACGATCGAATATCTCGGCGATGAGTTTGTTGCGTTAGCGGCGCAGGCCGAGGCCCAGCCTTCGGCTATGCTGGAATGCTTGGCCAATGCTCGTGACCTTGCGGCTGCCGACGCTTTGGTCGATGCCAAGCTCGCCGAAGCGATGGCCGGATTGCCTAAAGCGGAGAAGCGCTCGATGCTGCTCGCCTTCCTCGGCTTTCCTTTCTATGACATCGCCACCCTGCCCCTTCTACAAGGCGAAGGTCTCGATGAATTTGATCCGATCAAGGTTGACCGAATTTCCCCTGAAGATGCAAAATCCATACGCCAGGGCGGCGTAGCAGCGACGTTAAAAGGCATTGAATTCAATAATTTCGGTGCCTTTTTCAGCCGCTCCTATCGCGAGAATGACTATCTCTGGGGCCGGCTCCATGGGGCGGAACGGATGGTCGATATCCTGCTGTCCACCCTGCCGGAACCCAAACGTCCCGACGCTGCCAAAACGCTGAAATTCAAGAAAACCATCTTCCGTGCGATCGTCGATGAGGAAGAAAAGCGATTGACCAAAGCCGGACCGCTCATCACATCCCTGCGCAAAGAGATTAACCGGGCAACGCCCTAG
- a CDS encoding DUF1287 domain-containing protein, translating into MTISRRQFVAAACVSSLLPLSLNAKPLNRGTKLVQAARNQVGVTTIYSQAYHGIGYPNGDFPRKSGACTDVIIRAYRDGLDLDLQKLIHLDMKKAFSAYPKIWGLKTTDRNIDHRRVPNMRTFFKRQGAVEPFSKDPQDWLPGDIVTSIIDDRLAHCGIVSDRKIKGRPLLIHNVGRGTREEDRLFAWPITGHYRWAV; encoded by the coding sequence ATGACTATATCCCGAAGGCAATTCGTCGCGGCAGCCTGCGTCAGCTCACTTCTCCCCCTGTCGCTGAATGCAAAACCGCTGAACCGCGGGACAAAATTGGTGCAAGCTGCACGCAATCAGGTTGGCGTGACTACCATTTACAGCCAAGCCTATCATGGCATCGGTTATCCGAATGGAGATTTTCCGCGCAAATCTGGCGCGTGCACCGATGTCATCATCCGCGCCTATCGTGATGGTCTTGACCTTGATCTGCAAAAGCTCATCCATCTCGACATGAAAAAGGCATTTTCGGCCTATCCCAAAATCTGGGGGCTCAAGACGACAGACCGGAATATCGACCACCGCCGCGTCCCCAACATGCGGACCTTCTTCAAACGGCAAGGGGCAGTCGAGCCCTTTTCGAAAGACCCTCAGGATTGGCTCCCCGGTGATATCGTAACCAGCATTATTGACGACCGGCTGGCACATTGCGGGATTGTTTCAGATCGTAAAATAAAAGGCCGCCCGCTGCTGATCCACAATGTCGGACGTGGTACCCGTGAGGAAGACCGCCTGTTTGCGTGGCCAATTACCGGCCATTATCGTTGGGCGGTCTAG
- the radA gene encoding DNA repair protein RadA, translating to MAKPKKKYVCQSCGSISHRWQGQCADCGEWNTLVEEAGDTVFAAKHNLQSGGREVQLVGLDSEIQLPERKRTGIEEFDRAVGGGLVAGSATLMGGDPGIGKSTLLLQVSARLANAGCSVAYISGEEAADQVRLRARRLGLGKAPVKLASATSVRDILTTLGKDAPDFAVIDSIQTMHSDLIEGAPGTVSQVRASAQELIKFAKEHGTMLMLVGHVTKDGNIAGPRVLEHMVDTVMSFEGERSHQYRILRSIKNRFGGTDEIGVFAMEEMGLSEVQNPSALFLTNRSEEVTGATVFPALEGTRPVLVEIQALTVRLASGATPRRSVVGWDSSRLAMILAVLEARCGLSFSGAEVYLNVAGGYRLTDPAADLAVAAALISAHAEKPMPSDAVIFGEIALSGEIRPVSNTTLRLKEASKLGFGRALLPASKETASAGVNCVNFAKLANLVDHMLGRD from the coding sequence ATGGCCAAACCGAAGAAAAAATATGTCTGCCAAAGTTGCGGTTCGATTTCCCATCGTTGGCAGGGGCAGTGCGCGGATTGTGGGGAATGGAATACGTTAGTCGAGGAAGCAGGCGATACGGTTTTTGCCGCCAAACATAACCTGCAAAGCGGGGGCAGGGAGGTTCAGCTTGTCGGACTGGATTCTGAAATACAGCTGCCAGAGCGCAAAAGGACTGGAATAGAAGAATTTGATCGCGCCGTTGGTGGCGGACTGGTTGCCGGGTCGGCGACGTTGATGGGCGGCGATCCCGGTATCGGAAAATCTACACTGCTGCTGCAGGTTTCTGCTCGGCTCGCCAATGCGGGATGTTCAGTTGCCTATATTTCCGGCGAAGAAGCGGCAGATCAGGTAAGGTTGCGCGCACGGCGGCTGGGGCTTGGAAAAGCCCCCGTCAAATTGGCTTCAGCAACCTCCGTGCGCGATATTTTGACCACATTGGGCAAGGATGCGCCGGATTTTGCGGTGATCGATTCCATCCAGACCATGCATAGCGATCTCATCGAAGGCGCTCCGGGAACGGTAAGCCAGGTGAGAGCATCAGCTCAGGAGCTGATCAAATTTGCCAAGGAACATGGCACGATGCTTATGTTGGTCGGTCATGTGACCAAGGATGGTAACATCGCTGGACCGCGTGTGCTTGAGCATATGGTTGATACAGTGATGAGCTTTGAAGGCGAACGCAGCCATCAATACCGGATATTGCGGTCGATCAAAAACCGTTTTGGCGGCACCGATGAAATTGGCGTCTTTGCGATGGAGGAAATGGGGCTCAGCGAAGTGCAGAACCCGTCTGCGCTATTCCTGACAAATCGCAGCGAAGAAGTCACCGGCGCGACCGTTTTTCCGGCGTTGGAGGGGACGCGCCCGGTGTTGGTCGAGATTCAAGCTCTAACGGTCCGGCTGGCCAGTGGGGCAACCCCGCGCCGTTCTGTTGTCGGTTGGGACAGTTCCCGGCTTGCTATGATATTGGCAGTGCTCGAAGCGCGTTGCGGCCTGAGTTTTTCTGGGGCAGAGGTCTATCTCAATGTTGCAGGTGGATATCGTTTAACCGACCCGGCAGCTGACCTTGCCGTTGCGGCGGCCCTGATTTCTGCTCATGCTGAAAAACCAATGCCAAGCGATGCTGTCATTTTCGGCGAAATAGCGCTTTCGGGTGAAATTCGGCCAGTATCAAACACGACTTTGCGTTTAAAAGAGGCATCCAAACTGGGCTTTGGCAGGGCGTTGCTTCCGGCTTCAAAGGAAACGGCTTCAGCCGGTGTGAATTGTGTGAACTTTGCGAAGCTTGCCAATCTCGTTGACCATATGCTTGGCCGCGACTAG
- a CDS encoding CvpA family protein: protein MTSLDIFVLLLMGGAAIFGFLRGFVQETLSLIAWLLVVFAVRFLHTPVTEFFISPIGNEGGASVLAFGSIVIVTYALGRWVAKSIGSKSRKSLLGPIDRVLGFGFGLVKGLIGATLAYLLVVLVYDTIYGAGEPRPEWIVDSRTYPLLNASGDALVQFVEERREMAEAAE from the coding sequence ATGACTAGCCTCGATATTTTTGTCCTGCTGTTGATGGGCGGAGCCGCTATATTCGGATTTTTGCGCGGATTTGTGCAGGAGACACTGTCTCTTATCGCTTGGCTATTGGTTGTTTTCGCGGTCCGTTTTTTGCACACCCCAGTAACTGAATTTTTCATCTCTCCCATTGGCAATGAGGGTGGGGCATCAGTGCTAGCCTTTGGGTCTATTGTGATTGTCACCTACGCTTTGGGGCGCTGGGTTGCCAAATCAATCGGCAGTAAATCGCGTAAATCACTGCTCGGTCCGATTGATCGGGTGCTCGGCTTTGGGTTTGGGTTGGTAAAGGGCCTGATTGGCGCGACATTGGCTTACCTGTTGGTGGTGCTGGTTTATGATACCATTTACGGCGCTGGGGAGCCACGCCCAGAATGGATCGTTGATTCCCGAACATATCCGTTGCTCAATGCCAGCGGAGACGCCCTGGTTCAATTTGTTGAAGAGCGGCGTGAAATGGCGGAGGCTGCAGAATGA
- a CDS encoding iron-sulfur cluster assembly scaffold protein — protein MSEALYTRDILRLAVSIPHQSRLDKADGTAEARSRTCGSRVTADIKLSDDRSISELGIEVNACALGQASAAIMATEAIGKSEEEIAKTRQQLADFLRGVEHSPGEWMNMNHLVAAKEHVGRHAAILLPYDAILAAFEAAAKKDEAA, from the coding sequence ATGAGTGAAGCGCTATACACTCGCGATATCTTGCGGCTAGCTGTTTCGATTCCACATCAGTCGAGGCTCGATAAAGCCGATGGAACTGCTGAAGCGCGTTCGCGTACATGTGGCAGCCGCGTGACTGCCGATATCAAATTATCGGATGACCGATCGATCTCTGAACTGGGAATAGAGGTGAATGCCTGTGCATTGGGACAGGCCTCTGCCGCTATCATGGCAACAGAAGCGATTGGTAAATCGGAAGAAGAGATCGCAAAAACCAGACAGCAGCTTGCAGATTTTTTGCGAGGGGTTGAGCATAGCCCTGGCGAATGGATGAATATGAATCATTTGGTCGCAGCTAAAGAGCATGTAGGGCGACATGCAGCCATCTTATTGCCCTATGACGCGATCCTGGCCGCCTTCGAGGCCGCTGCAAAGAAAGATGAGGCGGCTTAA
- a CDS encoding monovalent cation:proton antiporter-2 (CPA2) family protein — protein sequence MDGTEAHMSDLLFGGFIMLGAALILVLLFRKFGIGAVLGYLIAGIMIGPQGFGLISEGETILEFSEIGIILLLFLVGLELAPARLMRLRKAIFGLGLSQVAFCGLALFLLIMATTNFTFGAAIALGLPLALSSTAQVLPMLQSSGRLNTPTGEKAFSILLFQDLSIIPLLTIVAALSRAPAEPGELSGWLTAVLGVLAIGGLILAGRYVLQPALELIGKIAERELFIVAGLVAVFGSAALMELIGLSPALGAFIAGVMLANSPYRHELEADIDPFRSLLLGLFFLAVGMMLDIDVITENTAFVFGAAMALVATKIIIIFCLGKLFGMDTLPALGMGMLLSQGGEFGFVLFAEAEKALLIQPEASSLFGAVITVSMATTPLLMLIVERFNVARTEGDVDLDDPSQAGQASAIVVGHGRFGQTVAQMLSGANIPVTIIDIKPQQIGVSQKFGRKVFYGDGTRVDLLRGAGADQCSAIVFCMDGKELNSEKLEMIKMSFPEAKLFVRAYDRVHLLEVKKAGLDGVKREVFESAIHLARQTMTAIDVDESLIDEVDREFRQLDCDRLEAQRAAGDMLAGKHLGFGITVSNKGGD from the coding sequence ATGGACGGAACAGAAGCACATATGAGTGATCTGCTCTTTGGCGGTTTCATAATGCTCGGTGCGGCATTGATATTGGTGCTACTGTTCCGCAAGTTCGGAATTGGCGCTGTTCTTGGCTATCTGATTGCGGGTATCATGATTGGCCCGCAAGGCTTTGGTTTGATCAGTGAAGGCGAGACGATTCTCGAATTTTCGGAAATCGGTATCATCTTGCTGTTATTCTTGGTTGGCCTGGAATTGGCACCTGCCCGTTTAATGCGATTGCGTAAGGCAATATTTGGCCTTGGATTAAGTCAGGTTGCTTTCTGCGGACTGGCACTCTTTCTGCTCATTATGGCAACAACGAATTTTACTTTCGGCGCTGCCATCGCGTTGGGATTGCCGCTTGCGCTGTCGTCCACAGCGCAGGTTTTGCCCATGTTGCAATCCTCTGGAAGGCTTAATACTCCAACCGGAGAAAAGGCATTCTCGATCCTGTTGTTTCAGGATCTGTCGATCATCCCCTTGTTGACAATTGTTGCGGCATTGTCCCGTGCACCCGCTGAACCTGGTGAACTGTCAGGCTGGCTGACCGCAGTTCTGGGTGTCCTGGCGATAGGAGGATTGATCCTTGCAGGACGTTATGTTTTGCAGCCCGCTTTAGAATTGATCGGCAAAATTGCTGAGCGAGAGTTGTTCATTGTTGCAGGACTGGTCGCGGTGTTCGGTAGCGCGGCGTTGATGGAGCTGATCGGTCTTTCGCCAGCTCTGGGTGCCTTCATTGCCGGTGTGATGTTGGCCAATTCCCCTTATCGCCATGAACTGGAAGCGGATATCGATCCTTTCCGATCGCTTTTGCTGGGGCTGTTTTTCCTTGCTGTCGGTATGATGCTGGATATCGATGTGATTACGGAAAATACCGCATTTGTTTTCGGTGCCGCGATGGCACTTGTGGCGACAAAAATCATTATCATTTTCTGTCTCGGCAAGTTGTTCGGGATGGACACATTGCCTGCTCTAGGTATGGGCATGCTGCTCAGCCAGGGCGGCGAATTTGGTTTCGTGCTTTTTGCCGAGGCTGAAAAAGCACTGTTGATTCAACCCGAAGCAAGCAGTCTCTTTGGTGCTGTCATCACAGTTTCGATGGCGACAACACCTTTGTTGATGCTGATCGTTGAGCGATTCAATGTCGCTCGCACCGAAGGCGATGTGGATCTAGATGACCCTTCCCAGGCAGGGCAGGCATCCGCTATAGTGGTTGGTCACGGGCGTTTTGGCCAAACAGTTGCTCAAATGCTGAGCGGGGCGAATATTCCGGTCACGATAATAGATATCAAACCGCAGCAAATTGGTGTGAGCCAGAAATTCGGCCGCAAGGTGTTCTATGGCGATGGAACGCGGGTAGACTTGTTACGGGGTGCAGGCGCTGACCAATGTTCGGCCATTGTTTTCTGCATGGATGGCAAGGAGCTCAACTCTGAAAAGCTGGAAATGATCAAAATGTCCTTTCCAGAAGCCAAGCTATTTGTCCGTGCTTATGACCGCGTTCATTTGCTGGAAGTGAAAAAGGCAGGTCTTGATGGGGTTAAGCGAGAAGTATTTGAATCAGCAATCCATTTGGCCCGGCAGACAATGACCGCAATCGATGTCGATGAATCCTTGATCGATGAAGTGGACCGCGAATTCCGGCAACTGGACTGTGATCGTCTGGAGGCACAACGCGCAGCCGGTGACATGCTCGCCGGAAAGCATCTGGGATTTGGAATTACGGTATCAAATAAGGGTGGTGACTAG
- the aroB gene encoding 3-dehydroquinate synthase, which produces MNRISVNLAGNGYDILVEPGALDAAALHLSPHIQNERVFVITDTNVAAQYLAPLESNLQKSGIEVISHVLSAGEQTKSWATLEQLTDWLLDKGAERSDTLIALGGGVIGDLTGFAASILKRGCHFIQIPTSLLAQVDSSVGGKTAINSRAGKNLIGRFNQPRFVLIDPLVLNTLSDRELRAGYAEVVKYGLINNAPFFAWCEENGSALLDRDPDALSYAITESVRAKAGIVAEDEKELSGRRALLNLGHTFGHALEAETGYSSDLVHGEAVAAGMTLAFRYSVRRGHCDDTDAQRVESLLKTAGLPHSLASASVEAPGEKLVQHMLHDKKMTSGNLPFLLANGIGQTFLASDVDLQDVAAFLDQTD; this is translated from the coding sequence ATGAATCGAATATCCGTCAATCTTGCGGGCAATGGATATGACATATTGGTCGAGCCCGGTGCGCTAGATGCTGCTGCACTGCATCTCAGTCCGCATATTCAAAATGAACGTGTTTTCGTGATAACCGACACCAACGTCGCTGCTCAATACTTGGCACCATTGGAGTCCAATTTGCAGAAATCCGGCATTGAAGTGATCAGCCATGTGCTGTCTGCCGGAGAGCAAACCAAAAGCTGGGCGACCCTGGAGCAATTGACAGACTGGCTGTTGGACAAGGGTGCAGAGCGGTCCGACACATTGATCGCGCTGGGCGGCGGTGTAATTGGTGACCTTACTGGCTTTGCCGCATCGATATTGAAACGCGGTTGTCATTTCATCCAAATACCGACCAGCCTGCTCGCCCAGGTGGACAGCAGTGTAGGCGGCAAAACAGCAATTAACAGCCGCGCAGGGAAAAACCTGATTGGGCGCTTCAATCAACCAAGGTTCGTTCTCATCGACCCGCTGGTACTCAACACGCTCTCAGATCGCGAATTACGCGCCGGCTATGCTGAGGTGGTTAAATATGGCCTGATCAACAACGCACCATTTTTTGCATGGTGCGAAGAAAATGGGTCTGCGCTGCTGGACCGCGATCCCGATGCCCTCAGCTACGCCATTACCGAAAGTGTTCGCGCAAAAGCTGGCATTGTTGCTGAGGATGAAAAGGAACTCAGCGGTCGCCGCGCACTGCTGAATCTGGGTCATACCTTTGGCCATGCTCTAGAGGCTGAAACCGGTTACTCCAGCGACCTGGTGCATGGGGAAGCAGTTGCGGCAGGGATGACACTGGCTTTCCGATATTCGGTCCGGCGCGGCCATTGCGATGATACTGATGCACAACGGGTAGAAAGTCTTTTAAAAACTGCCGGATTACCGCACAGTCTGGCCAGTGCGTCTGTCGAAGCACCGGGTGAAAAGCTTGTTCAGCATATGCTGCATGACAAGAAGATGACTTCAGGAAACCTGCCCTTTCTTCTCGCCAATGGCATTGGTCAGACGTTTCTTGCCAGTGATGTTGATTTACAGGATGTTGCCGCGTTTCTGGATCAAACCGATTAA
- a CDS encoding shikimate kinase codes for MKDPFDRSTEESGEKCGKVIDKPLVLIGLMGVGKTTVGRRLAKKLNLPFVDADEEIEKAADLKIAEIFERFGEDYFRDGERRVIARLMEEDRQVIATGGGAFMNDETRELILSKATAIWLDADIDILVNRVSRRDTRPLLKNGDPETILRDLAAKRNPVYAMAHHHVTGNDAPHDLTVNNIIKALRK; via the coding sequence ATGAAAGACCCTTTTGACCGATCCACCGAAGAATCCGGTGAGAAGTGTGGCAAAGTGATCGATAAACCGTTGGTTTTGATCGGTTTAATGGGTGTTGGCAAAACCACCGTCGGCCGCCGATTGGCCAAGAAGTTGAATTTGCCCTTCGTCGATGCTGATGAGGAAATCGAAAAAGCAGCAGATTTGAAAATTGCCGAGATTTTTGAGCGATTTGGAGAAGATTATTTTCGCGATGGCGAACGTCGCGTGATCGCGCGCCTTATGGAAGAGGATCGTCAAGTAATCGCCACCGGCGGCGGCGCATTCATGAATGACGAAACCAGAGAGCTGATATTGTCCAAGGCAACGGCGATATGGCTAGATGCAGACATTGACATTTTGGTCAATCGCGTATCGCGCCGCGACACGCGACCGCTTTTAAAAAACGGTGATCCTGAGACAATATTGCGCGATCTAGCCGCAAAGAGAAATCCAGTTTATGCAATGGCTCATCACCACGTTACGGGCAATGACGCGCCACATGATTTGACGGTTAATAATATTATCAAGGCACTACGCAAATGA
- a CDS encoding tyrosine recombinase, which translates to MSNDAAYIDRFLEMMAVEGGASVNTLAAYRSDLEQASSIAKGSLANVDQMGLQDIATTWSDLKNNSVARKASSLRRFFGFLVEEGFRGDDPSDALPRPGGQRSLPKILSHEEIAKLFEAIETGSESTEARPNDVRLAALVELLYGSGLRASELVALPRKSVMADRPFLIISGKGGKERLVPISDRAREAIRKWADYVDPAEKYLFPSRTGHLSRVRLFQIIKGLASKAGINPRKISPHVLRHAFATHLLEGGADLRALQTLLGHSDISTTQIYTHVDSARLVELVNSRHPLGRHHLSR; encoded by the coding sequence ATGAGCAATGATGCTGCCTATATTGACCGATTTTTGGAAATGATGGCCGTCGAAGGCGGAGCTTCCGTCAACACATTGGCCGCTTATCGATCCGACCTGGAACAGGCATCGAGCATAGCAAAGGGTTCACTGGCGAATGTCGATCAAATGGGCTTACAGGACATTGCTACGACCTGGAGCGACCTAAAGAATAACAGTGTGGCTCGCAAAGCCTCGTCTTTGCGGCGGTTTTTTGGATTTCTGGTTGAAGAAGGTTTTCGGGGAGATGATCCTTCCGATGCTCTTCCCAGGCCGGGTGGACAGCGTTCATTGCCCAAAATTTTGTCCCATGAGGAAATTGCAAAGCTGTTCGAAGCGATAGAAACCGGATCGGAGTCGACGGAGGCGAGACCAAATGACGTACGACTGGCTGCTCTTGTCGAACTTTTATACGGTTCGGGTCTCAGAGCCAGTGAATTGGTTGCCTTGCCACGTAAATCGGTAATGGCAGATCGTCCGTTTTTGATTATCAGCGGCAAGGGAGGAAAGGAACGCCTGGTCCCTATTTCGGATCGCGCGCGGGAAGCAATTAGAAAATGGGCCGATTATGTTGATCCAGCGGAAAAATATCTTTTTCCATCACGAACGGGTCACCTTAGCCGTGTAAGACTATTTCAGATTATCAAAGGACTGGCTTCCAAAGCTGGCATCAATCCCAGGAAAATCAGCCCTCATGTTTTGCGGCACGCGTTTGCAACACATTTGTTGGAAGGGGGAGCGGACCTCCGTGCTTTGCAAACATTGTTGGGGCACAGCGATATAAGTACCACCCAGATATACACGCATGTCGATAGTGCTCGACTGGTTGAGCTGGTAAATAGCCGACATCCACTAGGCCGTCATCATCTCTCGCGTTGA
- a CDS encoding acetyl-CoA carboxylase carboxyltransferase subunit alpha: MTSFLDFEKPIAALESRIIELRETADEGSFDIESEIAKLQAKSAKMLKDTYSSLTPWQKTQVARHPERPHFKDFAAKLFDEFIPLGGDRNFGDDQAIIGGFAKMGEQRLLVIGHEKGDDTESRLRHNFGMGKPEGYRKAIRLMDIADRFSLPVVTLVDTSGAFPGVSAEERGQAEAIARSTEKCLSLGVPMVAVIVGEGGSGGAVALAAAERVLMLEHAVYSVISPEGCASILWRTGDKADVAADAMKITAQNLKKLDVIDRIVKEPVGGAHRDARLCIANLGKAIAEEIEALKGLDRKELRAMRREKFLKIGSL; this comes from the coding sequence ATGACATCTTTCCTCGATTTTGAAAAACCGATTGCCGCCCTTGAATCGCGGATTATTGAACTTCGTGAGACGGCGGACGAAGGCTCATTCGACATTGAGTCCGAAATTGCAAAATTACAGGCCAAATCGGCAAAAATGCTCAAGGATACTTATTCGAGTCTGACCCCTTGGCAGAAGACCCAGGTGGCCCGTCATCCAGAGCGTCCGCATTTCAAGGACTTTGCTGCGAAATTGTTCGACGAATTTATACCCCTCGGAGGTGATCGGAACTTTGGTGACGACCAGGCTATTATTGGCGGCTTCGCCAAAATGGGTGAGCAACGGCTCCTCGTCATAGGGCATGAAAAGGGTGACGATACAGAAAGCCGGTTGCGACATAATTTCGGAATGGGAAAGCCGGAAGGCTATCGAAAAGCCATCAGGTTAATGGATATCGCGGACAGGTTTTCTTTGCCTGTTGTGACTTTGGTGGATACTTCAGGCGCATTTCCCGGCGTTTCAGCAGAAGAGCGCGGACAAGCCGAGGCCATTGCGCGCTCGACGGAAAAATGCCTCTCGCTTGGCGTACCAATGGTGGCGGTCATAGTCGGTGAAGGCGGTTCTGGTGGTGCTGTGGCGCTGGCCGCAGCAGAACGCGTGTTAATGTTGGAACATGCGGTTTATTCGGTCATATCTCCAGAAGGCTGTGCATCAATATTATGGCGCACCGGCGACAAGGCCGATGTCGCAGCAGATGCGATGAAAATCACGGCGCAAAACCTTAAAAAGCTCGATGTCATTGACCGTATCGTGAAAGAACCTGTTGGTGGCGCGCATCGAGACGCTCGACTGTGCATTGCCAATTTGGGTAAGGCTATTGCCGAAGAAATCGAAGCCTTAAAAGGATTGGATAGAAAGGAATTACGTGCCATGCGCCGCGAAAAATTCCTCAAAATCGGCTCTCTATAG